Proteins from a genomic interval of Thunnus maccoyii chromosome 1, fThuMac1.1, whole genome shotgun sequence:
- the LOC121901960 gene encoding tetraspanin-3: MGQCGITSSKTVLVFLNLIFWAAAGILCYIGAYVFITYDDYDHFFEDVYTLIPAVIIIAVGTLLFIIGLIGCCATIRESSCGLATFAAILLLVFVTECVVVVLGYIYRAKVEDEVNHSIQKVYNEYNGTNTDAPSRAIDYVQRQLHCCGIHNYSDWRNTRWFKESKNNSVPVSCCQPSISNCTGTLTRPADLYQEGCEALVVKKLKEIMMYVIWAALTFASIQMLGMLCACVVLCRRSHDPAYELLVTTNSYA; the protein is encoded by the exons ATGGGGCAGTGTGGAATTACGTCATCCAAAACCGTCTTGGTTTTTCTTAATCTCATATTTTGG gctgcagctggaATTTTATGCTACATCGGAGCCTATGTGTTTATCACATATGACGACTATGACCACTTCTTTGAGGACGTGTACACTTTGATTCCAGCTGTCATAATAATAGCTGTCGGGACTCTTCTATTTATCATTGgcctgattggctgctgtgcCACGATACGTGAAAGCTCCTGCGGTCTGGCAACT tttgCTGCCATTCTCCTGCTGGTATTTGTAACAGAGTGTGTCGTGGTGGTGCTCGGCTACATATACAGGGCAAAG gTAGAAGATGAGGTGAATCACTCCATCCAGAAGGTTTACAATGAATACAATGGCACCAACACTGATGCGCCTAGCCGTGCTATTGACTATGTGCAGAGGCAG CTTCATTGCTGTGGCATTCACAACTACTCCGACTGGAGGAACACTCGCTGGTTTAAAGAATCCAAGAACAACAGCGTTCCAGTGAGCTGCTGTCAACCCAGCATCAGCAACTGCACCGGCACTCTGACTCGACCAGCAGATCTCTACCAAGAG GGTTGTGAAGCTCTTGTTGTGAAGAAATTAAAGGAGATCATGATGTATGTCATATGGGCTGCACTAACTTTCGCATCTATACAG ATGCTGGGCATGCTCTGTGCCTGCGTGGTGTTGTGCAGGAGGAGTCATGACCCAGCATATGAGCTGCTGGTCACCACCAACAGTTATGCATGA
- the nmbb gene encoding neuromedin Bb, which translates to MRGFTLNNVCQCGLFTYLVLFSFVSFTTAVSFDLTELRNKVAKIKVNPRGNLWATGHFMGKKSVMDTPLLPSAEGQGVDALEVTLPAEHGALGELFQEFLRVALQAQVDTQESRSKNQEADLLMKILESYIQSRK; encoded by the exons ATGAGAGGGTTTACACTGAATAATGTTTGCCAGTGTGGCTTATTTACTTATCTTGTCTTATTTTCCTTCGTGTCTTTTACCACCGCAGTCAGTTTCGACCTGACTGAGCTTAGGAATAAAGTTGCAAAAATTAAAGTGAATCCAAGAGGCAATCTTTGGGCTACAG GACATTTCATGGGCAAGAAGAGTGTGATGGACACCCCTCTGCTGCCGTCAGCTGAGGGGCAAGGCGTTGATGCTTTGGAAGTCACCCTGCCTGCGGAGCACGGCGCTCTCGGGGAGCTTTTCCAGGAGTTTCTGCGGGTGGCGTTGCAAGCGCAGGTGGATACACAAGAGAGCCGCTCGAAAAATCAG GAGGCGGACTTGTTGATGAAGATTTTAGAAAGCTACATCCAAAGCAGAAAGTGA
- the sec11a gene encoding signal peptidase complex catalytic subunit SEC11A has product MLSFDFLDDVRRMNKRQLYYQVLNFGMIVSSALMIWKGLMVVTGSESPIVVVLSGSMEPAFHRGDLLFLTNRVEDPIRVGEIVVFRIEGREIPIVHRVLKIHEKENGDIKFLTKGDNNAVDDRGLYKQGQHWLEKKDVVGRARGFVPYIGIVTILMNDYPKFKYAVLFMLGLFVLVHRE; this is encoded by the exons ATGTTATCCTTTGATTTCCTCGACGATGTTCGTCGCATGAATAAGCGGCAG ctgtatTACCAGGTGCTGAACTTTGGTATGATTGTTTCCTCTGCGTTGATGATCTGGAAGGGACTGATGGTTGTCACTGGCAGTGAGAGTCCTATTGTTGTCGTTCTCAG TGGGAGTATGGAGCCAGCTTTCCACAGAGGAGACCTGCTGTTTCTGACCAACCGGGTAGAGGATCCCATCAGAGTCGGAGAGATTGTTGTCTTCAGGATAGAGGGCAGAGAAATCCCGATAGTACACAGAGTACTAAAGATCCACGAAAA GGAAAATGGAGACATTAAGTTCTTGACCAAAGGGGACAACAATGCAGTGGATGACAGAGGACTGTACAAGCAGGGCCAACACTGGCTGGAGAAAAAGGACGTGGTGGGGCGAGCTAGGGG GTTTGTGCCATACATTGGAATTGTCACCATTCTCATGAATGATTACCCCAAGTTCAAA TATGCTGTTCTCTTCATGCTGGGTCTCTTTGTGTTGGTCCATCGGGAGTGA